A segment of the Bos taurus isolate L1 Dominette 01449 registration number 42190680 breed Hereford chromosome 19, ARS-UCD2.0, whole genome shotgun sequence genome:
gatccctggatcttccctggattgggaagatcccctgcaggagggcatgacaacccactccaggatttttgcctggagaatcccagggacagaggagcctggagggctacagtccaaagggtcgcaaagagtcagacatgactgaagtgacttagcacatgtacATGGTCAGTATCACATGACCCATAAGTAGTCCTACGTCTGTGCCCAATGCATATcggtttcctttcctctcttttatgAAGGAACTCCACCACAGCTCATGCTTCCGTTTAAGGATGAAGAGAGAGCTTACTCCCTATGCTGTTAGGTCTAGACCCTCCTCAAGCCCCAGGAGCCGAGAACTGGGAAAAAATTGGCCAAATCTCTGGAGCTCATGGTGGGAACAGAAAGAGACCAAGGTGACAACTAAACAATGTGATTCTGTGGCTTCCAGGTCAGCTCCTCACAGGCTGCTGGGCCACCCCAGGGAGGTTACTCAGGACATTTACCAAAACAAACAGACCTGTACAAAGGGGGCCTTTGTTAGCTGGCCTCACCCAGGCCAGAGGCAACTctgaagaagagggagggagcccagggactggagggagggaaggtgggctcaggtgtatggcCTTCCCCCAAGCCTCTTCCCCATCCCGCCCCACCACATGGAACTTTCTAGGGTCCCCACAATCATTCAGTCCATAAAGCCTCCCATGGAGGAGCTGACTTTCCGCCGACTGCAGCTCTGCCCAGAGTTAGCACCTGATACTCAGAGGGTTTATAATCAGCCAGCTCTGTGGTGAGTACCCCACGAAGTTCCTCCTGTAAGCCTCTCATCATAGGTGCTGTCATTACCACCGTTTTCTAGTTTTCCAGCTGCATTAGCTGAGGCTTAAGAGATCAAGTCACCAGACCTGGGTCAGGGGTTCCTAGTGGCAGAGCTCGGACTGAGGCCAGATCTGTGCATATGGCTGCTGCACCACACAGCCCCCTTCCCCCTGGGTTTTTATCTGCttagggaagggaagcctggcatgctgcagtccatggggttgcaaaaaagtcggacaggacagagcaaatgaacaacaacagggaagggaaactgaggctcagaacaaGGAAAGGAGtacagtcaccttctgcagtgggaaggtggggagagagggtCATGCCTGGGCCTTGCGGTCCTGGGAGGCGAGCATCCTCTGAGGGGGCCGCCCAGAATCTGGAACCAGTGAGGAAAAGCCAACCAGCTTCAAGGGTGAGACCCCAAACCATAGGGACCTCCCGCTTCAGCCATCCTGATGTTCCCTGAggcaaggggtggggaggggtgagagGCTGGGCCCCAGGCCACTGACCTGTGCTTCTGTCTCATACGGGCAACCACCAGGCCACTATCTTCTCTCTTAGGTGAGAGGGTCTGTGGGTTCCTCAACCCTGTGCATGCCACTCCACTCCACGGCCCCAAAGTGATGGCCACAGAATCTCCCACGAAAACTCCACACATATCCCTAAGTTAAGGGATGGACGGACGGGCTGGGGGCAGGCAATAAGAGCCAAAGGAGACCTGGCTGCCCAGGAAGTCAGTGCCCAGGCAGCCGCAAGTGTTCACCaggccagaggaggaggaagcaagagtgcaaatatgaaaatatgagCAGGAGCGGGAGAGGCCACGGTTATTGACCACAGTTTCACTGGGACGGGACCCAAGAGGGGAAAGGGGGGCAGGAGGGGCCAACTAGAACTGGCCTGTGCTGCCTAGAAGGGGCCAACCCTGGGCATCGGGCTCCCCCTGCTGGACACCCAACCTCCCCAAGTGGAGAAGCTTAAGGTACGAGGAGTCGCTTAAATTCTTCAACTCCCCTCAAAcatgggggaggggcgggggacgAGACCAGGCTAGATTGAATATTTACATCATGCATGGCTGATGAACTTTTATTTTAGACTTGGCACAGGGACTGTCagacagaggaaaggaaaggaacagCTGAGACCAGGCTCAAAGCAGGGGATATACACAGACCCCATAACATAACAGGACAAGGTAGAGAAGGGCACTCCAGCACCCTCTCCTGCAAGTGGCCACAAGGCTAGCACTGTGCCTTCCTGCACCCTGGCTTAAGGAAGCccgtgggggttgggggtggtcaACACCCAGAGGGCCGCTCTTGGAGGAGGCAGTCAGTAACAGATGCCAAAGCACACACCCATACAGTGGAATGAAGCGGTTTACAGAGTTGCAAGCTCAATGGCCAATGTATGCAAACAGTCAGTTCTCTGATCCTGGCTTAGTCACAGCAAACATTTGCCCAGCCTGGCTCCTCTCCGCAGCCTGGAGGCCACTCATCCACGTTACCCCTGGTCACCAGACTTGTGCTCGAAGAAGACTATAGCTCAGCACAGGCCTCAGCCAAATGCTACCGAAGAATCCAGCTGCAGAAGTGGTTGGTTTAGAGGTTGAGGCTAATCTGGTTACCTGGAAGCAGGGGTGGTCCTGTTTAAAGCAGTGTGGGATTCAATGGGTCTGGGGTAGGCTCCCAAGGGAAGCCAAAGGTGCTGGCCTGTGGACTACACTGCAAGTGaatcaaagtcgctcagtcatgtctgactctttttgaccccatggactatatagtccatgggattctccaggccagaatactggagtgggtagcctttcccttcttcaagggatcttcccaacccagggatcaagcccaggtctcctgcattgcagacggattctttaccacctgagccacaagagaagctcaatgcaaaaaaaaaaaaaagagaagcccaATGCAAGTAGCAAGGATCTATTAACAGGGGCTCTCAACCTTGGCTACACAGAATTCCCAAGGACCTTTGAAATGTCCCCAAGTCCAGGCTGCACTCACACTGGTCAAATCACCTCTGAGAGTGGGACTGAGCAGCAGGGTTTTTAAAGCTCCTGGGTAATTCCAGTGAAAACCAGTGACCTAGGAGCCATCATCAGTAGGGGTGGAAGGGAGGTAAAGGGATGTGTGTCAGAAAAGTACAAGctctattatttaattttatatctggaaagtgaaatacatataaatgtatgtatatatgtatttcacgtacatatgtgctgtgctaagtcactttagtcgtgtctgactctttgcgaccctatggacggtagcccaccaggctcctccgtccatggcattctccaggcaagaatactagagtgggttgccatgccctcctccaggggctcttccagatccagggattgaacctacatctcttacacctcctgcactggcaggtgggttctttaccactagtaccgcCTGGAAAGCCCTCACATACATTGAGTTTTGATAAACAAATATGGAAAGTAAGGCCTGatgagaatcttcctgacccacaggtaTTAGCATGAGTTCCTTCTACAAAACTCCTGTCTGACAGGGAAAGAACACTCACTAACTAACCTACTCCCTCTTAGGCAGCTCCAATTGTTTGAAATTTCTTCCCATATTGAGATGAAATCTAACTTCATCTAACTTCCACCTATGGGTCCTTCAGAGCTACAGAGAATAAATTTAGTCTCTTTTCCATATTGCTCTTCTTCAGATAATGGAGGGCAGCTATCAGTTGGGTAAGAGGTTTAAAAATATCCTATTAATAAATGAGTTAGTTAAGGTTTGTTATAAGCACATCAATTCTGACTTGGTTTaagccaagaaaaaataaatctctctttttttttttacagacaaTGGGTTTTCTGAGGTAGAAGGAGGAATTGGACAACCCCAGGTGTGGGAAGTAGGGATCCGTGGATCGTTCAGAGAATTGCAAGAGCAGCAGCCAGAAGTTGCTGTTTCTAGGCCACCGTTATTTACTTGGCTATAACAGCTCCTATGCTCTGAGTCTCTAGATtccaaattttaaatatgaaagaaaagaaaaaccgaCTGGCTAGATTGCCTCGGGTGCTTCTGCTGGGACCAATGGGCTCTGGTCAGACTCTTGTCATGTGATAACAGACAAGACTGCTGGGCCCCACCCCCTGTCACACCAGCCCCACTCCTACAGGGAGCTAGTCCAATAAATCATAGTTAAGGTTGAGAAGATAATCACGAGATTTTCCATTTGTGATGGTCTGTGCCACTGTTAAACTCCACTAGACTAGCTGACTACGGAGAATTCCAAGGGTAAACACTGAAGGGCCCTGAATATAAGAGGCAGGAAGGGAAATGGGTTGAGTTTAGAAGGGTCTGGCCCCACATCCCATACCCTCTCTGGGGCACTGGCTCCAGCTCCACTCAGTGCCAACAGATTGGGAGTCAGGGCGCAAGTCTCTCATAGACCCAGTCTTCCTCGCCTCGGTGGGTCATGGGCCCCAGAGGGGAGTCTCCGGTTAGTAGGCCTCGTCGAAAGACGATCCGGTCGTGCAGGCGGTTGGTTTGGCCCTGCCAGAACTCCATCACCTGTGGGTACAGGATGTAGCCACCCCTACAAGGAGAAGTAGACGGTTTGGTGCTCTGCATTTTTCTAGCCAGGCAACCCTCACCACCCTCCACGCCATCCCAGGGTCCTGTGAAGGAAGCTGCTGGCATGCATCTGACAAGGGTTTCCAGGGAGGAGTATATCTGTAATTCCAAGCATGGCTTCAAGGAAGCATGAGGGTCCCAGTGTCCCTTTCTAGGTGACCCCCCCGTATCACTCACCAGTATTTTGGCTTTGGCACCTCCTGTTCCTGGTAGAGTTGCTCCagttccttatttttctttctcagatacTGTCCAGGGGAAGGAAATGAAGGAAGGGCCAGACTCAGTCAGTGATTCATTTAATCACCACTTACAGGGCCTGTGCTCCgtgccaggtgctggggacacaggtgaCCTTCGGGGGCACAGTTCAACAGGAGGGTCAGACAGACACAGGAGGCCTGACCCCTGCTCCCCATATTCACATTCCCCAGGGAGACTATCCATTTCACTTTTCTGGAGAGAGAGGGCCCTGGCATCGCCTGGGGACAGCCTCTGGGGCTGAGCCAAGGCACCCACCACTCAAAGGACTAAGGAGAAGCCCTACTCACCTCCCGATCCGGGATCACGGAACTCTGGTGACTGACCACAGCCCCAATCTGGCTGCTTTTGGGGCGGGAGTGGAAGTAGCATTCAGCCTCCTCCTCAGGCAGCTTCTTCACGGGCCCTTCCACACGCACCTGCCCAGGGATGGCCCTGGTTAGATAGCATTCAAGGCCACCTGCCTTTCCGACCAGCACTGGCTCCAGTcttctttgttcttctctttaTCCACTGCCCCATTGTGCCTGACTCCAGGTAGCCCAGCTAAGTGAGAGTCATCTGAAAGGCAGGATGTTTACGCAGCCTGGGGACCTTCACCAGGTCCATCCATAAACTCACGCCCCTCCTACCTCCAGTCCACCCCCGGCTGTCCCAGGAATGCTCACTCACCTGACGGTGCAGGGGCTCCCAGTAGAAGACAAGGGAAGCAAAGGGATTCGAGTCCTGGAAATGGAAGAGAATCCACAGACGGTCATCAGGACAGCAGAGAGGAGGCCTGGGCACAGGGGGAAGCTAGGGGGTCTGCACGGCGCAGGCCCACTGCAGATGCATTTACTGTAGCATCTTGTTAAGTCCCCAAAGGTGGGCCTACTTTTACAGGCGTGGAgataggctcagagaggttcactaACACTCCCAGGTTCACAGAGTCAATGGAAGACCTGCGCTGAAAACCTCAGCCAGAGGGACTCCAAAGTGAGGCTTGCCATTTCTCTCACCCACAGATTTGCAAATCCTCTGAAATGCACATTTGACTGCACTGGACTTGGGGGAGAGCTACTCATTTTAGATTCATTAACTGAACGTATAGGAAGTGCCAGCTCTGTGCTCAACACCAGGAGAGGTGCTGGGGGTTTAACAGAGACATCTCAGAAGCAGCCCCGCCCCCACGGAGCTTACCATTTAGCAGAGGACATAAACATTAATCACATAATCCCCCAAATACACGCAGTTAGAAACTAAAACAATGGCAGAAAGGAAATTTGTAAATTATAGTGACCAAAGTGAGAGGGGCTGGCTCAGCCTGGGAATCCAGAGGCTTCCGTGAGGAGGTGACGTGGGGGCTGAGACCCGAAGAAACAGGAGCTACTCAGATAAACAGCTAGGGAGGTGGAGGTGCTTAAAGCTTGCCCTCATTCACAGCAGAGAGAAGGCAAGTGCAAAGGCCTCTAGTCAGGACAGTGCCTGAGCGTGGCTGGCAAGTGGACTCGGGCAGGGGTGGCATGAGTAGGCGACCAAgaagccagggctggaccctgcAGGCCCAGGAAGGGTTTACCGTGAACCCTCACCAGCTCTTTTCCCTTTCGACTCTCGAAGTTAGTGAAGAAGCGGAAGCCATCCTTGCCAAAGCCCTTCAACAGCACCATGCGGGCAGACGGTTTTCCATCTCTAGGGCAAAGAGCAGAGCACTATGGTGAGAGACCCTCCCCACAGGATGTCTGAGCACCCCTACACCTGTGCCCCCTTATTCTGCACTCTCTGGGCACTCAAGCTGCCCATGGGAATTTGTCCCAGAGATGCAAGCATGACACCATTGCCTAGGGCCCTATAATGGACTGAACTGGGTTCCACTAACATTTTTGAAGCCCTCACCCACAATGTGACTGTATGTGGAGATGGGACCTTTAGGGAatgattaaggttaaatgagatccTAAGAGTGGGACTTTAATCCagtaggactggtgtccttataagaaaaggaagagacaccagagaactccctcTCTCCCTGCATACACAAAGGGAAGGCCATTCGAGAACACAGCAGAAAGGCAGCCATCTGTAAGCCAGGACTCTAGAGAGGCTTTGCTAGAAACCAACTCGAAACCAACTCTGAtagcaccttgattttggacttctggcctccagacctGTGAGAAAACAAGTTTCTGTTACGCCACCAGTCTCTGTTAAGGTGGCCCAAGCAGACTAGCTCGGGGGGTATCCAGGGGCACAGTACAAGAGCCTTGGCTCCAAAGCCTTACACTTTAGTGAGGAGGGGAAGAAGAGTTGAATAAGAGGCTAATACAAGAGATGTCTCAAGGGATTTATGACTGATTGTCAAATGAATGATACAAACCAGCACTGTGCTAGATTTTAAGAGAGGGAGATGGCTTTATGGAGATCTACCTCCCCAGATGGGAACTGGGGAGACTGGGAGCTGAGGGAGACAAGGGTGTGTGTACTGGGAGGTGGAAGCATCAAGGGCAGAGATGAATGAGGCACTACGTTTTATCACTAAATGGAATTGAGTCAAGTCTAATCTTTGGTTTACAGGTAAGGAcaccgaggcccagagaggacAAATTActtgcctgaggccacacagcaTGTTAATAATAGAACTAGTCATAAAGTTGTCATCCATCAAACTGAGAGCTTCCTAAGTTTGCTACTTCATCTGCACCCACCTACAGAAGGGCCCACGGCTATGCCTACCTTGTACACGTAGCCAGACACATGGCGTTGGCTTCCATTATGTCAGGACACTGAACAGCCTCCTCGAACCAGGCAGCAAACTGCTTCACAGGGTCCAGGGAGGTCAGATGAGTCTCCTCAAATGCCTGGGAAGGgagagttttatttcattttacaaacaCATGGAGTGTCTACTGTATACATGGCTCTGTTCTAGGCACTTTTCAAGTGttaactcatttagtcctcataACAAAAACCCATCCCCAGGAAGGTTCTGTTAGCCTCATCTTATAGGTGAGAAAACAGGTACAAAATGGTGAATAACTTGACAAATCAGGGTTTCATATCACGGGTGTCAAACCtattacctgggaagcctaaaaaaaaaaaaaaaactcctgggCTCCACCCAGTAAATTCTCATTCAGCAGGTCAATTGCagaaagggggaccccttccagggcctgagggCGGGCTCTTGTCtgacactcagaaatgaattgtccaaggaggtACACTTGTTGCCAAAACAAGACTTTATTGGGACGGAGGGCCCGGGTGGCAAGCAGCAGgggaagggaacccaggaggactgctctgccacatggcttacAATCATGTTTCATGGTGATGCTGTtggtttctgggttgtctctggccaatcattctgactcagggtccttcctggtggcacgcacgttgctcagccaagatggattccagtcagaaggattctgggaggtgggtaggACATACAGactgtctcctctctccttttgacctttctcaATTCTTCTAGTTGGTGTTAGCTTGTTAGTTCCAGGTTCTTTCCCAGGACCTCTGGTTTAAGATAACTCATGCAAGTGGTTACTTTGGGGCCTGGCCTGGGTGGGCAGTTTGGGTCAGTGGTTCCCCTAACAAGTCTGAGATTTAATGAAAAACTGCATGTTTCACAAGCATTTCTGGAAATGTTCACACGTAACTAGATTTGGTAACCAGGCTCTGGGCCCTAATTCCAAAATAGTTCTCTTGGTTTCTCatctgaggaaagaaaaagaagatccaGGAGCTTTCTCCTGCACCCCTAGGTAAGTTATTCCTCCTCCTcaaagtgttatttatttatcaaacatttattgacttcctggggtccagtggtttaaaacccacctgccaatgcagggcgctgggttttgatccctagtctgggaagatcccacatgccggggGGCAGCCACTAAGCCCATGGCCTGCAGCTATGGGAAAACCGCACACCTAGAGCCCCACGCTCCCCAGTGAGAGAAGCCTTTGCCCaaggaagacccagagcaaccaaaaataggcaaaataaattaactagttacatttaaaaacaacaacaacaacaaacataagctttccaagtggctcagtggtaaagaatctgcctgccaatccaggagacacatgttctaatccctgggttgggaagatcccctggacaaggaagtggcaacccacttcagtatttttgcctgggaaattccatagacagaggaacctggtgggcttcagttcatggggtcgcagagttggagacaactggtGACTAAACAAGCTGATTAtcactgttctaggcacttttctcgggagaaggcaatggcacccactccagtactcttgcctggaaaatcccatggacggaggagcctggtaggctgcagtccatggggtcgctaagagtgggacacgactgagtgatttcactttcacttttcactttcatgcaccggagaaggaaatggcaacccactccagtgttcttgcctggagaatcccagggacgggggagcctggtgggctgccgtttatggggtcgcacaaagtctgacacgactgaagcgacttaggggcagcagcagcaacaggcacTATACTAGCTttactactttggccacctgatgcaaacagtcgactcattgggaaagatcctgatgctggaaagattgaaggccaaatgagaaagtgggcaaaagaagagggcagcaaaggatgagatggttagatagcatcaccgactcaatgaacatgaacctgagcaaattttgggagatactgaagggcagggaagcctagccccgtgcagtccatggggttgcaaagagtctgacgcaACTTGTCGACTGAACAGCAGAGGTATTTTACAAATATCAAAGTCCATAACATCCCCGTGAGGTCAGTGATATTACTTGtgaagtgaggaaactgagacccagagaagtgAGTAAACCGCCCTAGAAGTGCGCCCAACGACCGGCAGGATTCCTTCCAGGCAACCCCCGAATGAGCGCCCTGAGTGACTATAACGAGCTGCCTCTGGAGTCCACCTTCATCCTGGTTTCTCCAGAAACCCTCCCCCATTGATTGTCTTTGAACCCCCGCTTCTCCCATAGGGTAACCCCGAGCCCCAAGAGGTGGATCAGAAACCCCAGAGGATCCCTTCCATGCCCCTCCCCTCGGGAGATGACTGCGGAGGCCCTGCAGGGCAGCGGCACCTCTGGGTCCCCGCGGTAAGTCTTGCGCATCGGTCCCAGGTCCATGGCAGCACCGCGGCTGCAGAGGTGGCGGAGGCAGCGGGGCCACTCGGCAGGTCGCCCAAACGTCACGATGACGCTCCGCAGCCAGAATATCATGAGGCCGCTGGCCACGTGACTCGGCGTGGCTCCGCGCTGGGTTCCGTTGCGTTCGGAACCAGTATCTTAGCCGGGGAATCTCCCGGCAAGGAAGAATTTATCAGTCACCAAGCCAGGCCGACAGCCTAAGTCCTCCGAGCCACTGGGAGCCAATGGGAAGCCAGAGTCGGTGGAGGGAGCCGGGAGCGGAGAGGCCATTGGTTGGAGTTTTCCAGGAGCGAGGCCAATTAGAACAAGAACAGAGGAACCCGGCAGCCAATGGACGGCGCCTCCCGGGGCGGGAGCAAAGAGACAAGGAAATGCTGTCACCGAGGTTAACACGCACGTGGAGGTTTGTTAAAGGTATAGGGACTGCAGCGGCCCAGGCGGGAGGGGCAATGGAGGAGCCCCTGGGGGCTTGTGGAGATAGTCAGTATTAAGAGGCCCCCCTCTAGCAGATGCCCGAAGGCTAGCTTAGAGATTGGCGGTCTGCAAAGGACAAACGGAAAATGGAATTAGGGGCCAGACTCTGAGGCAAAGTGTAGTGGAGACACAGAAAGGGGCGATCTGGTGGGGGGATGAAATTTGGGCTCGAGAGTGGGAGAGGCTGAAATGTGACTTCGGGTCTCGTGGGATAGGCGTGTGTATATAGTGTGTGAGTATGGGGAGGTACTCTGGTGTCTGGGAGGATCAGTTGGGTCAGGAGGAGACTATGGGTAAGAAAGCAGATGGCCTGATgggaaaagggaagagggaaatGTGGGATCAAACTATCCCAGATGAGAACCATCTTCCTCTTTCAGCTCTGAACTGCTGCTCTCCAGCCTCATTTCTGTAATGCAGGTCAGAGCATGCTCCTCCCTTTCCTCATGGTTTCCTCTTTTGTGGTTGCCCCAGAGCTCATACTACCCAGTGTTCCAGTAGATGGAAAGATTGCCCCACCGCTCCAGGGCCACCTCTCTCTTTGTTGTTTCTCCTTTTTCACATTTTGCCCCTTCTAGGTAGTTGGAGTCACCAACCATAATTAAAGGCACAggggagcaggttgccatgcaaAGTCACTTCCAGGCTGTGGACTAGGGGCTGAGTAATAGGACACTTGCCAGTGCCCATTCCAGCTTTGACTTGGCTGGGCAGCCTAGGGTCAAGGCCTCTCTGTAGTCCTTCCTGAACATCAAGAGGGGGAGCTGCAAGAGCCTTTTAGGCAGGCACCCCAGGCCTGTGTCAGGTAAGGGGAACGTCCCTGCCCTGCCCAGGTGTTTGCATTACTGCCAAGCTTCATTAAGCCCTGCATTAGATGACTGTCATTCTTTATTACATGCTCGTAGCTTGAGCCAAATGGCATCTGGAAGACAATTTTGCTGCAAAGAAATAATTCATCTCAAGGTTTAATGATGTTGATCAATGGATTCTCCACTGGTTGAAATTTTTTTGTGTGGCCATCATTTTTCTCTATTGACACAACTGAGAGAGAGGTGACTGGACTTTCTTTCTTGTTGAGATTGTTCTTCCACATATGACCATTGCTTCCCTCCTCCCTGCATTTGAACCTGGATAAGCAGTGATTAGTACTCTTCAGCTCACATGATTTTGTTCATGGGGCTACACTCTTAGCACTGCTGGGTTATGCGACCCTGGGCCCAGATTCTGGGGCACGAAGACTAGGATCATTTGAATGACTTgcttaaaatttaaaagccaaGGGCTCAGTGTAGTGGGGAAGACATGTGTTAAAGACCAGGCACTGAGCTAGGTCTGAGAATATGAAGATAAAGGTGCATGGTTCCTGCCCACAGGGAGCTTACACTCTACAGGGGGAGACAGATCTGTAAACTGAGGATTTACAGGAAGTTTAACAGATGTATCTGCAAGGTAAAGGGAGCAAAAATGAGAACGTGGTCTCCAAGGGTTACGCAGTTGGGAAAGGCTTCATAAAGGGAACAGACGTTTGATTTGTCTTAATGAGTAAGTGTTCTCCAGATGGGGAAAGAACAGTCATTCCAGGAAGAGGGAGTAACTTGAGTGTGATACTGCCAGAGCAAGGTAGTGAGAAAACAGGCCAGGCAAGGAGGCAGGGGCTAGGTGACAGCTAAAGATCAGACAGGTGGCAAGGGCCAGCTTTAGATATCTCTTCTCAGTTTTCATCCTGTGCTGCTGTCGAACCAGGGTGTctaattcctagttttttaaggccAGGTAGCACGAAAAAGTACTAGATTCTGACAGCCTCTTCCATCCTTGGCTGTTAGTGAGGAAATTTACAACTagttgccctttttttttttaaacttgttgcCTTTTTATATTTCCCCTTTGTCTTGAAGATAATCAGTAGGCTTGTATTATGCTTTTCTGCCTAGTGGAATTTGGTGTCTAGATCACAAAGGGGCCCTGCAGTGCAAACCACAGTGGGGACATGATGCCCGCTGTGGGTGCTGCTCCTCCTGTGACCCCAAGCAAGGGGTTTGACTTCTTGGgagaaatgaatttcttttttactgcttttcttaaatattttgcttACCACCCCCCAACTTTGTAAATTTACTAATCTTTTCTTGGAGGTCTTTAATGAATAGAAGCTATATTGCAATACTGCATTGTACAGAGACACCCCAGTTTCTCAATATGCAGCAAAAGGTTGGAGACATTGTTTGGGGACTATGCCTTGCCTGTTTTCTATTGCCTATTTTCTATTGCCTATTATTTCTTGCCTGTTTTCATAAATGCATAAAtggttttgcatttatgttcCTAAATCACCATTTTTAGTCTAATTGTTTGATTAAATTATACATTTCAGTTACATCTTGGTGGCTGGATTTTTGTTTGGGGACTTGGCTCTGGTTACCAGTAGGTGATGGGCAAAGGAGGGTGAGGCAGTGGTAGGGAGACATTGGGAGATGCTGTTCTCTAAGCTAGAGCTGGGAATGGGGAGCCTGATGCCTGAGTTTGGGAGGTATGAAGTGGAGAGAAACGATTTAACTCAGCAGGATGCCTTTAGGTGAGCTGGGcggtgagtgaaagtgaagttgctcagtcgtgtccaactctttgcgaccccatgaactgtagcctaccatgctcctccatccatgggattttccaggcaagagtactggagtgggttgccatttccttctccagaggatcttcccaacccagggattgaacccgagtctcccacattgtagacagatgccttaccatctgagccaccagggaaggtgctATTCTTTAAAGTGAGGGCATGTTGGAGCAGAGGTTTCAGGGAAAGATGAAGTCGCCATCAGGCCTGTTGAGTGTGCGGGTTTATGGGACAACCACGTGTGGTCAGGTTGAAAAAGCCCTTCTGAAGTTGGGGGAGAGGTCTAGACTGATGGGATGGTTTAGGTGTCATGAGCCTCCAAGGTGGCACTTGAAG
Coding sequences within it:
- the PNPO gene encoding pyridoxine-5'-phosphate oxidase, translating into MIFWLRSVIVTFGRPAEWPRCLRHLCSRGAAMDLGPMRKTYRGDPEAFEETHLTSLDPVKQFAAWFEEAVQCPDIMEANAMCLATCTRDGKPSARMVLLKGFGKDGFRFFTNFESRKGKELDSNPFASLVFYWEPLHRQVRVEGPVKKLPEEEAECYFHSRPKSSQIGAVVSHQSSVIPDREYLRKKNKELEQLYQEQEVPKPKYWGGYILYPQVMEFWQGQTNRLHDRIVFRRGLLTGDSPLGPMTHRGEEDWVYERLAP